From Eremothecium sinecaudum strain ATCC 58844 chromosome V, complete sequence, a single genomic window includes:
- the MIP1 gene encoding DNA-directed DNA polymerase gamma MIP1 (Syntenic homolog of Ashbya gossypii ADR357C; Syntenic homolog of Saccharomyces cerevisiae YOR330C (MIP1)) has protein sequence MQKLRYSCFGRHLESTIQRRFNVGGLSSCSSSITAANTKFIETPRINPVGIQYLSKSLHKQLFGNSSRNDALDDITKNTLVTLSQQHLSQNGLLGTKTTITEPISFDLPKLQGSSLDEHFQKIGQFVSDPYLSICENKFTKIIEKPKEWILKPGWYRYEPGKAPKPVPYPLEDLIVFDVECLYKISHYPTLAVALSDKAWYCWCSPYICSSEDPTCLIPLNTLERPIVAIGHNVGYDRSKVLEEYNFQSSKAFFMDTMSLHIASSGMCSRQKPRYLQIQKEAEILGLYGNELIDYNERDSFDDKWATISATNSLKDVAKLHCNIKLDKKMREAFDTEDKYDIINSFQELVNYCAKDVEVTSKVFDKVFPLFREKCPHPISFGALRFLGSCMLPVKPDNWKRYIETAEGIYQKGKKEIEDKIVEIVETVVKLKDDPAKVNEDPWYRQLDWNTKPLRLTKKGVPMKNQKLPGYPEWYKSMFKSARESRPTVSIRGRITPLLFKLTWEGFPVLWVDGSGWCFEVPQAQVPYFQQKNYLIAETEVIATPGHTIFRIPHPNGPELNCTNLLTKPFMHYMAKGILQSQYGLAREALEINSSGAYWTAARERIISQHVVSKKSFPDQLRSLDGKPFNSSNVGAILPKIIPMGTITRRAVESTWLTASNAKKNRIGSELKANIIAPDGYSFVGADVDSEELWIASLVGDSVFKLHGGTAIGWMCLEGTKSEGTDMHTKTANILGCSRNEAKIFNYGRIYGAGVRFASQLLKQFIPTLTEEQAKTTARKLYANTKGQTLRSELFKKFWFGGSESVVFNKLEHIAEQDDPRTPVLAAGITVSLMKSNLGKDTFLPSRINWTVQSSGVDYLHLLICSMNYLIERYRINARFCISIHDEVRYMVADKDKYRAAMALQISNLWTRAIFCEQMGIHDLPQNCAFFSAVDIDKVMRKEVDMDCVTPSNAEAIPHGETVNINDLLNMGTNLLGDHDNSVNIEKYSYQPRQTVLSYYNSNYSDEFLKFFLQMQLQTSRSTVIELQNQYYQNVHKKKLNPVPSEKLTYAQFSVVNEKVNAKATKKIDMYGNLEWEDHYITMEADSQMAIKES, from the coding sequence ATGCAAAAACTTCGATATAGTTGTTTTGGTCGGCACTTGGAATCTACAATTCAGCGACGTTTTAATGTCGGCGGGTTGTCAAGTTGCTCATCTAGCATAACGGCGGCTAATACGAAGTTTATTGAAACTCCAAGGATCAATCCTGTTGGAATCCAATATTTATCAAAATCTTTACACAAGCAGTTATTTGGAAATAGCTCGAGAAATGATGCATTAGATGATATAACTAAAAACACTTTGGTTACGTTATCACAACAACATCTTAGCCAAAATGGTCTACTTGGAACTAAGACTACCATAACAGAACCGATTAGTTTTGACCTTCCTAAACTACAGGGCTCTTCTTTAGACGAGCACTTCCAAAAGATAGGCCAATTTGTATCCGATCCATATTTATCTATCTGCGAAAACAAGTTTACAAAAATTATAGAAAAGCCGAAAGAGTGGATTTTGAAGCCAGGATGGTATCGGTATGAGCCTGGGAAGGCGCCTAAGCCAGTACCCTATCCTTTAGAGGACCTGATAGTTTTTGATGTTGAATGTTTATACAAAATCTCACACTACCCGACCTTGGCGGTTGCACTGTCAGACAAGGCATGGTATTGTTGGTGTTCGCCTTACATATGTTCAAGTGAAGATCCTACATGTTTAATACCATTGAACACATTGGAAAGACCGATTGTTGCCATAGGGCATAATGTTGGCTATGATAGATCTAAAGTGTTAGAAGAATACAATTTCCAGTCCTCCAAGGCTTTTTTCATGGATACTATGTCCCTTCACATTGCATCATCTGGGATGTGTTCGAGACAAAAACCGCGGTATTTACAGATACAAAAGGAGGCAGAGATTCTTGGTCTTTACGGTAATGAGTTAATTGACTATAATGAAAGGGATTCGTTTGATGACAAATGGGCTACAATCTCAGCAACGAATTCATTGAAGGATGTAGCTAAGTTGCAttgtaatattaaattGGACAAAAAAATGCGGGAGGCATTTGATACAGAAGATAAGTATGACATTATAAATTCATTTCAAGAATTGGTCAACTATTGTGCAAAGGACGTAGAAGTCACGAGCAAAGTTTTTGACAAGGTATTCCCCCTCTTCAGAGAGAAATGTCCTCATCCGATTTCCTTCGGAGCATTGAGGTTCTTGGGAAGTTGTATGCTACCTGTGAAACCTGATAATTGGAAAAGATACATAGAAACTGCAGAGGGCATATACCAGAAGGGCAAAAAGGAGATAGAGGATAAAATTGTAGAAATTGTTGAAACTGTCGTTAAGTTGAAGGATGATCCCGCTAAGGTGAATGAAGATCCGTGGTATCGACAATTGGACTGGAACACAAAGCCGTTGAGACTTACCAAGAAAGGCGTCCCAATGAAGAATCAAAAACTACCAGGTTATCCTGAGTGGTATAAATCAATGTTTAAAAGTGCACGTGAATCCCGACCAACTGTCTCAATACGAGGGCGTATAACGCCTCTGCTTTTTAAGTTGACATGGGAAGGTTTTCCAGTTCTTTGGGTGGACGGTTCAGGTTGGTGCTTTGAAGTTCCCCAAGCCCAGGTACCctattttcaacaaaaaaaCTACTTAATTGCAGAAACTGAGGTTATTGCAACACCTGGTCACACCATTTTCAGGATTCCTCATCCAAATGGGCCGGAATTGAATTGTACTAATTTGTTAACTAAACCCTTTATGCATTATATGGCGAAAGGAATTTTACAATCGCAATATGGTTTGGCACGAGAAGCTTTGGAAATTAACTCGTCCGGTGCATACTGGACGGCTGCTAGGGAAAGAATAATTTCTCAGCATGTCGTTTCAAAGAAATCATTCCCAGACCAACTGCGTTCCTTGGACGGTAAGCCGTTTAACTCTTCAAATGTAGGAGCCATTCTTCCTAAAATCATCCCAATGGGTACAATAACAAGAAGAGCAGTTGAAAGTACATGGCTAACGGCATCAAATGCTAAAAAAAATAGGATTGGATCTGAGCTGAAAGCCAATATAATTGCACCAGATGGTTATAGCTTTGTGGGAGCCGATGTGGACAGTGAAGAACTATGGATTGCTTCTCTTGTAGGAGACTCGGTCTTCAAATTGCATGGAGGCACTGCGATTGGATGGATGTGTCTTGAAGGAACAAAGTCTGAAGGTACTGATATGCATACTAAAACGGCTAATATTTTAGGTTGCTCTCGTAACGAAGCAAAAATCTTCAATTACGGTAGAATTTATGGTGCCGGTGTGCGATTCGCTTCTCAGTTGTTGAAACAGTTTATTCCTACATTGACAGAAGAACAAGCGAAAACTACTGCTAGAAAACTATATGCAAATACCAAAGGTCAAACTCTCAGGTCAGAGttatttaaaaaattttggTTTGGTGGATCTGAATCTGTAGTGTTTAACAAACTGGAACATATTGCCGAGCAGGATGATCCAAGGACACCTGTCCTTGCTGCTGGTATAACTGTATCCCTCATGAAATCCAACTTAGGTAAGGATACGTTCCTGCCTTCAAGAATAAACTGGACAGTTCAATCTTCTGGTGTGGACTATCTGCATTTGTTAATCTGTTCGATGAATTATCTCATAGAGAGGTATAGAATTAATGCTCGTTTCTGTATATCAATCCATGATGAAGTCAGATATATGGTAGCAGATAAGGATAAATATCGGGCAGCTATGGCCTTGCAGATATCAAACTTATGGACCAGAGCTATATTTTGTGAACAGATGGGTATTCACGATCTTCCGCAAAATTGCGCATTCTTTTCAGCAGTAGATATTGACAAAGTAATGAGAAAAGAGGTTGATATGGATTGCGTTACGCCATCTAACGCCGAAGCTATTCCTCACGGCGAAACAGTTAATATCAATGATCTATTAAATATGGGCACTAACCTTTTGGGAGATCATGATAACTCCGTTAACATTGAGAAGTATTCGTACCAGCCAAGACAGACGGTCCTATCATATTATAACAGCAACTACTCAGATGAATTTCTCAAATTCTTCTTGCAAATGCAACTACAAACTTCCAGGTCGACGGTCATAGAGCTACAAAACCAATACTACCAAAACGTACACAAGAAAAAACTGAACCCAGTTCCAAGTGAGAAACTAACTTATGCACAATTTAGCGTTGTTAATGAGAAGGTGAACGCTAAAGCCACCAAAAAAATTGATATGTACGGAAATTTAGAATGGGAAGACCATTATATTACAATGGAAGCGGACTCCCAAATGGCCATAAAAGAAAGTTGA